The sequence below is a genomic window from Rhizobium gallicum bv. gallicum R602sp.
TCCTGCATCATTGCAAAACCCAGCGCATAGGGATTGAAGCCCGAGAAGCGACGATCGTCGTAGTTTGGCTGGAACACGACATTGGCATGTGATTTCAGGAATTCGAGGAAGTTTCCGTCGCTGATCTGCCCGCGCTCGTGAAGCCTGTTCATGATCCGGTAGTGGACGTAGGTGGCCGTTCCCTCATTCATCACCTTGGTCTGGCGCTGCGGGTGAAAATACTGCGCGACATGGCGGACGATGCGCAAAATCTCACGCTGCCATGGCTGCAGCAATGGTGCTGATTTTTCGAGGAAATAGAGGATGTTGTCCTGAGGAAGGCCAAGGGCGAGGCGCCGCTTCTCCAGGCCGACATCGGCTGCCGTGCGCTTCTTGCCGGTGGGAACAGTGCGCCAAAGATCGTTGAACACCTGCTCTTCGTGGACCCGGCGCTCCTGCTCCCGCCGCTCCTCGTCACGAAGGTCGACCTTCGTCTTGCCGGCGTGCCGATGCACGCCATGCGACATTAGCGCGTGCGCGGCATCGAGCGTGCGCTCGACTTCGACTTCGCCGTAGCGCTCCTCGCAACGGGCGATGTAGCTCTTGGCGAAATTGAGGTAGTCGAGGATGCCATCGGCATCCGTCCAGAGTTGGAAGAGATAGTTGTTCTTGAAGAAGTGATTATGTCCGAACGCGGCGTGCGCGATAACTAAGGTCTGCATCGTCGCCGAGTTTTCCTCCATCAGATAGGAGATGCAGGGCGAACTGTTGATGACAATTTCATAGGCAAGGTCGCGCATCCCGCGACGGTAGAAAGCCTCGTGATGGGCGAAATGCTTGCCGAAGGACCAATGGCGGTAGAAGAGCGGCATGCCGGTCGACGAGTAGGCATCCAGCATCTGTTCCGAAGTGATGACCTCGATCTGATTTGGGTAGACATCCAGGCCAAGTTCGCCGAGCGCGATCTCCTCGCAGGCGTCATGAACGCGCTGGAGCGTTGGAAAATCCCAGTCGGCGCCGTTAAACAGCAACCGCTGCTTTGACATCGACGTGGTCGTCATGGCGCCACCTTCGACTGTGCATCACGTTTCTGGAAGAGATCGTGGAAGACCGGGAATATTTCGTTGCGCCGACACACTTTGCGCATGGACAGGGGCACCTGTTCGGCACGGATCCCTTCGTAAAGCGTCCAGAGCGGTGAGCGGGACACGGAGGAGTCGCTGTCTTCCTCGCCGACCTCGATATAGGCGAAATACTGGCACAGCGGCAAAATCTCATGACGCAGCAGTTGCCCTGTCATGGTGCCGTCCGAATAGGAGTTGTCACCATCGGAAGCCTGGGCGGCATAGATGTTCCACTCTGCCGGATCGAACCGCGCCGCGACAATCGTGCGCATCGCCGCAAGTGCGCTTGATACCAGCGTACCGCCCGTCGCCGGACCATAGAAGAAGGTTTCCTCGTCGACTTCTTCGGCTTTGTCCGTATGGCGGATGAAGACGATCTCGACCTTCTTGTAGCGCTGCGACAGGAAAAGGTAGAGCAGCAGGTAGAACCGCTTCGCAAGATCCTTCATATGCTCCGACATAGAGCCGGAGACGTCCATCAGGCAGAACATGACGGCCTTCGCCACCGGTTTCGGCTCGCTTTCGAAGCGGCGATAGCGCACATCGAGCGGATCGATATAAGGAATGCGCCGGCTTTTTTCCGTCAACGCTTTGAGTTTAGCCTCAAGAGCCAGGCGCTTCTCGTCGTCTTCGCATTCGCCGATCTCACGCCGAAGTGCCTCCATCTCCTGGATGCGCGGGCGGCGAAGCGCGATCCGTCGCATCATCGCCATCCGAGTCGTGCGGCCGACGGCAATGTTGGACGGTGAACCGGATACCGAATAACCGGCCCGCACAGGGCTTTCTTCCTCAGTTTCCGTCAGCCGCCGCTTGGCGAGATCGGGCAGTTCCAGATCATCAAGAAAGACGTCGAGGAACTCCTCGCGCGTCAGCACGAAGCGGAAACCATCCTCGCCGTCGCCTTCACCTGCTTCCTTCGGCCTGCCGCCGCTCCTGCCAGGCGGCCGCGGGATGATGTCCCCCTCAACGAAGGCTCTGTTTCCCGGCAGAATTTGATCGCTGATGCCGCCCTCGCCCCGGCGGAAACCCGGCTCTGTCAGGCCGTCAATCGGCAGGGTGATTTCGCCACCGTCGAGCACGTCCCGAATATTACGGCTTTGCAGAGAACGTTTCACCGCCTGCTGCACGGCGCTTTTCGCGCGCCGAAGAAACCGTTGACGATTTTCCAAGCTTTTACCGCGCGGATTGAGCCGGCGGTCGACAATGTGCATGATAGCTCCCGCGTGAGCGTTAACTTGCCTGCTTAACGCGCATGTACCATTCCACTAGGCGCCGAACCTGTCTTTCGGTGTAGCCGCGCGTGGTCATGCGCGAAACGAATTCACTGTGTTTCTTTTCG
It includes:
- a CDS encoding SpoVR family protein, with amino-acid sequence MTTTSMSKQRLLFNGADWDFPTLQRVHDACEEIALGELGLDVYPNQIEVITSEQMLDAYSSTGMPLFYRHWSFGKHFAHHEAFYRRGMRDLAYEIVINSSPCISYLMEENSATMQTLVIAHAAFGHNHFFKNNYLFQLWTDADGILDYLNFAKSYIARCEERYGEVEVERTLDAAHALMSHGVHRHAGKTKVDLRDEERREQERRVHEEQVFNDLWRTVPTGKKRTAADVGLEKRRLALGLPQDNILYFLEKSAPLLQPWQREILRIVRHVAQYFHPQRQTKVMNEGTATYVHYRIMNRLHERGQISDGNFLEFLKSHANVVFQPNYDDRRFSGFNPYALGFAMMQDIERIVTAPTEEDRAWFPDIAGQGDAMSVLRDIWADYRDESFINQFLSPNLIRQLRLFHLYDDPEQEEGILVSAIHDERGYRRIRRQLSREYDIGWIDPGIDIVDVDLAGDRRLLLRHNVTNDWFLQEADTKLVLQHLANLWGYDVLLQEIDSSNEVVKEHTASPRRPIQ
- a CDS encoding YeaH/YhbH family protein, which translates into the protein MHIVDRRLNPRGKSLENRQRFLRRAKSAVQQAVKRSLQSRNIRDVLDGGEITLPIDGLTEPGFRRGEGGISDQILPGNRAFVEGDIIPRPPGRSGGRPKEAGEGDGEDGFRFVLTREEFLDVFLDDLELPDLAKRRLTETEEESPVRAGYSVSGSPSNIAVGRTTRMAMMRRIALRRPRIQEMEALRREIGECEDDEKRLALEAKLKALTEKSRRIPYIDPLDVRYRRFESEPKPVAKAVMFCLMDVSGSMSEHMKDLAKRFYLLLYLFLSQRYKKVEIVFIRHTDKAEEVDEETFFYGPATGGTLVSSALAAMRTIVAARFDPAEWNIYAAQASDGDNSYSDGTMTGQLLRHEILPLCQYFAYIEVGEEDSDSSVSRSPLWTLYEGIRAEQVPLSMRKVCRRNEIFPVFHDLFQKRDAQSKVAP